The Fusarium falciforme chromosome 10, complete sequence DNA segment aggaggtggaggggGGATAAAGAAGTGCCATCCATGCTCGCCGCCCACCAACCCAACTCCGTACTCGTATCAGTGATGACTGTACCAGCGCGAGTACGAACAAACggcgggatggatggactgCTATTTTTCACTCTCTTTCTTTTGTTTCGTCTGTCAACGTAAGCTTTCGTGTCATGTCGACGCAATACCTCGAGATCGAATGGACGATACGAGCCAAAAGGTTTGTCGCTAGGCGCGCGACATTTCTCGACGGCGCCTATCCCTTATCCACAACCTATGGGGGCCTGGGTGgccgatggatgggatggaacGAGGCTCTGGGGAATTCTGTTAGAAATCCTTCTCAGAAAAGGTGGTGTCAAGAGAGGATCGCCTTGTCCGGGCATTTTGCCGCCTCAATTCCTGCACTCGTGCCATGCATTCTGGCTGGTGCTTTTTGTCGATGGATGGGTGCCAAGATTGGTCCATGGCACCATTTTAGGCTCAACATTATTGCCGCCTTTTCAttgctttctttctttctttctcatGAGGTGAGCGGGCTTTAATGACAGCTGTTGCGTGTTTGATTACAGAATCCCGTTTGGGCCATGTTTCACACACACGACCTGATTCCTCGAACTTTGCTTCAGGTAGACAGCAAGCAATGACGGTATATCTCGATTAATCAAACACAACCCATGGATCATGGCTTGGCTTCATCTACTGCTACTCTCCCCGCCTCCTCGCAGCAGTTCCTGCCCACGCAGACCAGAGGCACAGAGGCTTCGGACTACTGCAGGGCGATAAGATAGACTGCAACCCAGGCGTGCCATGGCCCCTCGACCTGCCCTGTAGGTCAGTACCTTATTCAGGGGGCTTGCCAATTAAAGACACTGTAAAGGGCACTGGGCGGGTTGGGCCTCTCTCCCAACCTCCGCTACGGTCACCCCTGTCCATCTTCACCCACTTGAGTTCTATGGACCCAACGTCGCATCCTCCCAATTCGTACGCCCCCCGAGTACGGAGTAGGTAGACTGGAGTTCGCCACGAGACAGACAGAGACGCCCTTGTTGCTTAACCCAACCCCTTGCTGCTGGGATTTGGTTCATTACCCCGTCGctcgctcctcctcttgagctgctcccGGTCAatatcctctcctcctcatctctcCCATCATTCGTTTCGTCCATCGCTGAATAACTTGCTTGTAAACTGCTTGCTCTTGAAGAATAATCGCGACGGCGCCAGACGACCCCGCGGATACACACCTCCAGATCGGACTGGATCCGACCTGATCAGAGACGACACACCGATAATACCTTGCTGGACCTGACTGTGACGAAAGATGCACTTCACAAAGAAGATTGACCGCGCCTTTCAATGGGCCGGCGAGAAGATGGGCTCCGAGGCCCGAACCGGCCACTCGGAGGAGTTCAAGAACCTCGAGCAAGAGATGGCTCTGAGACATGAAGGTTTGTCCTCTTTGATCGCTAGTCATGGCCTTAACTGACCTTTCCAGGCATGGAGCGCATGCAGAGATCCATGGGAGCCTACGTCAAGTGGATTTCCCGTCGCAAtgagctcctcgacgacaaggagCGTGGTTCTCCCATCTCCTACCTTGGCCGCACCATGGCCACCCATGGAGAGGATTTTGAGCAGGATTCCGAGTTTGGAAACTGTCTCCTGTCCCTCGGTCGCGCCAACGAGCGCATCGCCGGTATCCAGGACTGCTACGTCGACTGCGCCAATGCCACTTGGATGGATAATCTCGAGAGGAGCCTGGCTATGATGCGAGAGTACCAGGTAGGTTCAGCCCCCCGACGCCTATGAATCATTCATAGCTAACAAGCCCAGAACACGcgcaagaagctcgagaacCGACGTCTCGCCTATGACGCCAGCACcaacaagatggccaaggcccGACGAGACGACTTCCGAATCGAAGAAGAGGTCCGCatgaacaaggccaagtttGAGGAGACCAGCGAGGACGTCCTCCGCCGCATGCAGGACATTAAGGAGTCCGAGGTTGAGAACATTGCTGCCCTGACTCAGTTCCTCGACGCTGAGCTTGATTACCATGAGCGTTGCGCTGAGGAGCTTCGCCGTGTTAGGCAGAGCTGGGCTGGaggtgctgctgcttctcccACAACTGCACCTCGGCCTGGCCGAAGCCGATCCAACACTGCTCGATCCTGGCAGGAGCCTCGTCACCAGGCTGTCTACGAGGAAcccgagcctgagcctgaacCTGTCCGCATTCCTCATCGATCTCCCGGTAGCCGTCTTgcacctccacctcctcagCCACCACGACCAGCCATCGCCAGGGCCAACACCTTTGACGGCCGCTCGCCTACACCCTTGGCCAACCTCCGTGTTCCTGGTGCTCCTCTCTCCCGGGTGGTGACTGATGGTGGCTCTTATGGTCGAAGCGGTCACAGCGACGATGTATTCTCTGATGATGTCTCAACAAGTCGAAGCGGTAGCCCGGACTGGTGTGATCGCAGAAGCGCCAGCCCTGCAACAAGCTATGGAAGTCTGAGCCGCAGCACGAGTGCCCTGGCTCTGGGCAAGaagccaccacctcctcctcccaacagggccaagaagcccccgcctcctcctcccgctcGAAGGGAGAACCTTGGATATTGATGCGTGATGAGTGGACttgatgtttttttttttttgaacTGGGTATACTTGGGTTTGGGCGGCGTTAGGTCTCGTGTCATCTGGGTTAGCAAGATTGGATTAGAGTCACGTTGAACGCGACGGAAGGTTTTCTGTCCTCGGGGACTAATTGATTTCATTGTTAAGACGCTTGAAATGATGCGAAAAGAATACGATTTTGAAGACATGATGAGATCCTCTGCAAGTTGGGTTGTTGCCTGTGATGCGATTGATAGATGCTGATAAGGCGGTCACGTGACATCAGGAATATGGAGATCAGCATGTGAACTTGAAGCTCTTCCAACTTGCCTTCTGCACTCTTCACACCTTCCACCGCTCAAACACGGGCATCATGGCGACCGAAGACGAGCGCTACCGGCAATCGAGCCAATATCGGCTCTGGTCCTTCACCCCGTCAAATCTCCAAGAGCTGCGCGCAAAGACAAACTCGCTAGCAAGAGAGCAGATCGCGCCGCGACTCTCTGCCGACCCTCCTCCCGATTTCCTCACGGCCGACGAAGAGATCCGACTCGTCAAGTTCTTTACTGTCGAACTCATCCGCGCTGCGCAGTTCTGCGAACTCCCCACCGAGATCCGAGCGACCGCCGCCGTCTTCCTGCGACGATTCTAC contains these protein-coding regions:
- a CDS encoding BAR domain-containing protein, encoding MHFTKKIDRAFQWAGEKMGSEARTGHSEEFKNLEQEMALRHEGMERMQRSMGAYVKWISRRNELLDDKERGSPISYLGRTMATHGEDFEQDSEFGNCLLSLGRANERIAGIQDCYVDCANATWMDNLERSLAMMREYQNTRKKLENRRLAYDASTNKMAKARRDDFRIEEEVRMNKAKFEETSEDVLRRMQDIKESEVENIAALTQFLDAELDYHERCAEELRRVRQSWAGGAAASPTTAPRPGRSRSNTARSWQEPRHQAVYEEPEPEPEPVRIPHRSPGSRLAPPPPQPPRPAIARANTFDGRSPTPLANLRVPGAPLSRVVTDGGSYGRSGHSDDVFSDDVSTSRSGSPDWCDRRSASPATSYGSLSRSTSALALGKKPPPPPPNRAKKPPPPPPARRENLGY